Proteins encoded within one genomic window of Microbacterium sp. zg-B185:
- a CDS encoding Pr6Pr family membrane protein, whose amino-acid sequence MSARAWACVRAAVAVVIAVALTVQLVASAGAAVDRGWDLATTVANFFSLFSVQANILAMLSLGAAAGWTWWARRRGADEPPLIAAALAAVTTYMIWTGIVYNVVLRSPPVPEGTRVLWSNEVVHVVVPLFLIADLLLAPRLRTVPWTALVALPVFPIWWGFYTLFRGPVTVDPRTGAPFWYPYTFFNPNVVPGGLVGGYVGVGVRFVTIALVLTAIGAVVIWLSRRRVTTGRSPAPAGPPAGRISG is encoded by the coding sequence ATGAGCGCGAGGGCCTGGGCGTGCGTGCGTGCCGCGGTCGCCGTCGTGATCGCCGTGGCGTTGACGGTGCAGCTCGTGGCCAGCGCCGGTGCGGCAGTGGACCGGGGCTGGGACCTGGCCACGACCGTGGCGAACTTCTTCAGCCTGTTCTCGGTGCAGGCCAACATCCTCGCGATGCTCTCGCTGGGCGCAGCCGCGGGCTGGACCTGGTGGGCTCGGCGTCGCGGGGCGGACGAGCCGCCCCTCATCGCGGCAGCGCTGGCCGCGGTCACGACCTACATGATCTGGACGGGCATCGTCTATAACGTCGTGCTCCGCTCACCCCCGGTGCCGGAGGGGACGCGCGTGTTGTGGTCCAACGAGGTGGTCCACGTGGTGGTGCCGCTGTTCCTGATCGCCGACCTGCTGCTCGCGCCCCGCCTCCGCACAGTGCCATGGACCGCGCTCGTGGCCCTGCCGGTCTTCCCGATCTGGTGGGGCTTCTACACTCTGTTCCGCGGTCCGGTCACGGTGGATCCGCGCACCGGTGCGCCCTTCTGGTACCCGTACACCTTCTTCAACCCGAACGTCGTGCCCGGCGGTCTGGTCGGCGGGTACGTCGGCGTCGGCGTCCGTTTCGTCACGATCGCCCTCGTGCTGACGGCGATCGGTGCTGTGGTGATCTGGTTGAGCCGGCGACGGGTCACCACGGGCCGCAGCCCTGCACCGGCCGGCCCGCCGGCCGGCCGCATCAGTGGGTGA